In Gadus chalcogrammus isolate NIFS_2021 chromosome 13, NIFS_Gcha_1.0, whole genome shotgun sequence, a single genomic region encodes these proteins:
- the snai1a gene encoding snail family zinc finger 1a — protein MPRSFLVKKYFAKQKPNYSELECYNELSLERYPLAELAPGDNMATCFTASLVWDLSVLPALYLPASSLEPSPAVGPLDLSSPSSLSSSASSSGEEDEGRTSDPPSPEPAHTHKHTYGPRQRMKCTGVKSLAVSSPREEEVEEEREAAASPLATRPAFLCKHCPKEYTSLGALKMHIRSHTLPCVCTTCGKAFSRPWLLRGHIRTHTGERPFSCPHCNRAFADRSNLRAHLQTHAEVKKYQCGVCSRTFSRMSLLQKHSSSGCCSSSATG, from the exons atgccTCGATCATTTTTGGTAAAGAAATATTTTGCCAAACAAAAGCCGAATTACAGTGAATTGGAATGTTACAATG aaCTCTCTTTGGAGCGGTACCCTCTGGCGGAGCTCGCACCCGGGGACAACATGGCCACCTGCTTCACCGCCAGCCTAGTGTGGGACCTGAGCGTGCTGCCGGCCCTCTACCTGCCCGCCTCCTCCCTGGAGCCCTCACCCGCCGTGGGGCCCCTGGACCTCAGCTCCCCCTCTAGCCTCAGCAGCAGCGCCAGTAGCAGCGGAGAAGAGGACGAGGGGAGAACCTccgacccccccagccccgagcccgcgcacacgcacaaacacacgtacggCCCCCGGCAGCGCATGAAGTGCACGGGAGTCAAGAGCCTGGCCGTCTCGTCTCCccgagaggaagaggtggaggaggagcgggaggctgCGGCGTCACCCCTGGCGACCAGACCGGCCTTCCTCTGCAAACATTGCCCCAAAGAGTACACCAGCCTGGGGGCCCTGAAGATGCACATCCGCTCGCACACCCTGCCCTGCGTGTGCACCACGTGTGGCAAGGCCTTCTCCAGGCCCTGGCTGCTTCGCGGCCACATCCGCACGCACACAG GTGAGCGCCCGTTCTCCTGCCCACACTGCAACCGAGCGTTCGCCGACCGCTCCAACCTGCGCGCCCACCTGCAGACGCACGCCGAAGTGAAGAAGTACCAGTGCGGCGTGTGCTCTCGCACCTTCAGCCGCATGTCCCTGCTGCAGAAACACAGCTCCTCCGGCTGCTGCTCCAGCTCCGCCACGGGctga